In the genome of Chlamydia sp., the window TGCTGTGTGGGATTTCGGATATACATCCCCTTATTTTATCACACATGCTGAAACTGAAACTGTAGAATATAGTCAAGTTTATGTTCTAGTTAGTGAGAGTCCTTTGCATTCATCAGATCAATGCTTCTTGGCTTTCCTAGAAGCTATTGTTCAGGGAGGAAAAACTCCTCTTATGATTATAGCTAAATCTTTTGATCGAAGACTTTTGTCTACATTAGAGATGAATCAAATAGAGGGTCGTTTCCCTGTTTGTGCAATACGTGTGGGAGGGAAGCATGCGCAAGAATCCTTAGAGGACATTGCAGCATTAACAGGAGCGAGCCTACTCACAGAAGAGGCTTTCAAGGAAACTTCTGAAGAAAAAGTGATGAGTCAATTAGGATTTGTAAAGGGAGTTTGTATTTCTGCAACGAACTTTTGTATTCCTAGAGAGGGGACGAATAAGGCAAAATTAGCAGCACATTGCTCTATTTTACGAGATGAGCTGGATCGCTTATGTAGTGAGGAAGCTCGTACTTGGCAAAAAAAACGGTTAGCTAGACTTTCTACGGGAGAAGTGCGTATTCGTGTTGCTGCAGAACTTGTCCATCAGGGAGAGCTCGCTTATATTGCTGCTTCTGTGCGAGCCATGACAGAATCTTTACGGGGGGGATGTTTACCTGGAGGAGGATGCTCGTTGATTCGTGCTGCTAGAGAAGTGTCTGTACCAATTACCCTTTCTTTGGGAGAGCGCTTTGGGTTCCTCGCTGTACTCAGCGCTGCAGAAAGGCCGTTTCGTGCTATTGTTGCCAGAAGCGGAAAAAATGTAGACGCAATATTTTCAGAAGTTTTCTCTCAAGCAGATTGGTGCATAGGATTTAATGGTCTTTCTGGGGGTGTAGAAGACATTGTTGCGCAAGGCATTTGTGATGAAGCTTTTTGTATTCAGAATGCTATCCATCATGCGGTAAGGACTGTGGGTTTATTATTAACATCGGCTTTGTTTTTTGCTTCACAGGAGGGGAGTCCTTCTGGCATAGAAAGCTCCGAAGAATAAAACACAGATACTGTTAAATTATTTTTAGCGAGAGTTTTTTTGTTGTTCTGAGGAGAATTTCTTGATCATTTAGCTAAAGCTCGGTATCCTTCTACCCTGTAGTTTCTGTGCACCAGTAGCTCAGTGGATAGAGTACCTGGCTACGAACCAGGTGGTCAGAGGTTCAAATCCTCTCTGGTGCGTTTTTTTGCGAGGATTGCTATGGGATCTTTAGTTGGAAAACAAGCTCCGAGTTTTTCGGGTAGAGCGGTTGTATGTGGAGAAGAAAAAGAGGTTTCTTTGGCAGATTTTTTCGGTAAGTATGTCGTTCTTTTCTTTTATCCTAAAGATTTTACTTTTGTTTGCCCTACAGAGTTGCACGCTTTTCAAGATAGATTATCAGATTTTGAAGAACGTGGAGCTGTTGTGATTGGATGCTCTGTTGATGATATTGAGACGCATTTGCGATGGCTGGAAGTAGAGCGACGTGCTGGGGGGATACAGGGAACAGAGTATCCATTACTAGCGGATTCTTCTTTATCAATATCTAAGGCTTATGGAGTTTTGAATCCTGAGAGGTCTCTTGCATTAAGAGGAACTTTCCTTATCGATAAGAATGGGATTGTTCGCCATGCTGTAGTTAATGATCTTCCATTAGGACGCTCAATAGAAGAAGAGCTTCGTGTTCTGGATTCATTGATTTTCTTTGAAAATCATGGAATGGTTTGTCCGGCAAACTGGCAATCTGGGAATCGTGGAATGGTGCCTTCTGAAGAGGGACTAAAAGAATATTTCCAGACAGTAGATTAAGCATCTTTAAAGGTTAGGAAGTCATACAGGTCCTGGTCGGAAAACAAAAGAAGGCTTTTTAATTTTCGGCAAAGAGCTAATGAGGCTTCGATTACGTTGTAATCACCAACACCGGGTAGTGCTAAAGCAATAATATTTTTCAGTGAAGTTTGGGTATTTAGGAAATGAAGCCCAAAGAAGTAGCTGTCGATGAAAAAGCCCTCTTCCTTTACCCTGAAGAACAGGATGTCGTACCCCTGCATGATGGCCTGTACAGCAAGAGAAACTCCTGAGGGAGAGTCTTTTCCTTGGCCAAGATGGGTATGCAGATCTGTTAGTGAAGAACAGAGATAGGCAGCTTCAAAGCTTCCTTTTTCTGCTTCTCCAAACACAACAACAGTAAATTTCATCCCAAACGCTAATTAGTTCCTTAGTTTGGGATCCTACAGCAGCCTTTGTTTATTATCTAGAAAGAGCCGCTATTTCTTTTTCGGAAGACGGATTCTTTGATCTGTAAAAATAGTATCTGAACTTAGTTTATTAAGTTTTTTTAATTCTAAGACAGGGATATTGTATTTACTTGCGATTTTACTTAAAGTTTCTCCTTGTTTAACAATGTGAATATGTTCTGGTGTTTCTCCAGCCAAGAAATCCATATAATTTTCTGGAGACGAGCCGTCAACAAGAGCTTGTAAAGAGTTCCGAAGAGCCCGCAGGTTTTGTGCTAAATTTTTTTGCTCTTGTTGAATTTCTTGTAGCTTATTTTGTACAGATGCTCGGATATCTTGGACAGATTGTGCGAGAACAGCCAATGTTTTGGCCAAGGCCTTTTGATCCGTCTCAAGTTGACGAACTTGCTGAGGAAGCTTACCGTCTTGAGCTGAAGCAAGTTGCTGGATTTTTGTATCTTGTTCATCCAACCGCTCAGAGATCATAACTAGCTCATTTTGATGCGACTGTAAGCGGGAAGAAGTATCTTCCACTTCTGCAAGAATCACTTGCAAAGACGGCGCTTTCCCCGCGCCGTAAGCAGAATAGCTAGATCCTATGAGGACAGTGATAAGGAATAAGCAATTAGCGAGCATGGATTTTAAATTCAGTACGACGGTTTTGTTGCCAGGCTAGTTCGTTATGACCAGAATGAATAGGGTGTTCTTTACCATAAGAAATAGTGAAAAGTCGGTCTGCAGCTATCCCCTGTTTTATGAGGTATTGTTTCACGGCATTAGCACGACGAGCTCCTAAGGCCAAGTTATAAGCTGCCGCTCCGCGTTCGTCGGTGTGACCTTCTATATACAGGGTTGCTTTAGGGGATTTATGTAGATGACGAACTAAGCTTGCAAGAATAGTCAGATTATCTTCTCCCTTAATAGAATAGCTATCTGTAGCGAAGGTGATATTTCTGAAAGAAGTGCTTTGAGCATCTGTTTTGTAGAGCTGTTCTTCCTTGGAATCGAAGTCTTCGACAAAAGCTTGTCGAAATTCCTCTTCGGAATAAAAAGGGACAAATCCAAAAGACGACTTACGAAGTCTTGCTGAGTCGCACCCATGATGTTCCCAATCTCTGCAAGGATAAGAGCATGAGGAAAGGAAGAAAAGGGGGAGTAGTAAGTTAAACGCTTTAAAAATAGTCTTTCTCATGATGCTTTCTTTATGTGTTGTGAAGGAAATACTCCCCAGCAAGGGAAGCGTTTCTCTCCTGATCCTATAACAATTTTCTTACTTTTTTTGGTAATTAGGCTCAGTAGAAATAGTTCGGAAGTGTTGGAAGATCCCGCACTATAAACAAGGTGATTACTATCTGCTGCCCAAGAAGGACTTTCTTTGTGTTCCGGAGACGTTGTTAACTGCTCATCTCTTCCTGTGGTTAGGTCATGCACACAAACTTGACGAACACCCTTAATCACTGAACAAAAAGCTATTTTTTTACCATCAGGAGACCATGTTGGGCAACTGCTATTTCGATATTTTTTTGTAAGTAGGTGGGGAGGATGTTGCTCAGGAGAGATCTGCATCTGATAAATGCGAGGTGTTCCATCCTTGTTAGAAACAAATACAAGACGCGAGCCGTCAGGGCTGAAAGAAGGATTTCCCTGTGTGCCAAAGCTCTCATTGAGAAGTTTTTTAGGTGAACCAATTGCTCCTGTAGCCAGTGAGAAAGGTTGCACAAAAAGATCGGGATTACCATCTCGATCGGAAATAAAGGCTAAGAGCTTAGTTTTAGGAGAGAAGGCCGGCATGAATTGGTTCCCTTGCATAGCAAGGATTTTTTTCCCAGAAGACTGATTGAGCGTGTTGAGGAAAAGCTTGGGAACTCCTAGTTTATAAGAGACATAAACATACGCAGGAACATGGCTAATATTCATCCATTTTGGAGTGATGGATAAAGAATGTTCATTAGTAAGAGGGTAGAGATGCTGTCCGTCGTAATCGACGGACCATAATTCTCCTTGTTTTAATTCTGTGGAAGAGCTGGCTGAACACAAGGAAAAAATAATTTTTCCAGAGCTAATTCCTGGAACCCGAGTAAGAAGAAAGTGAATGCGATCAGCAGCGCCATGAATGACTGGATGGTCTTTAGAAGGATCTCCAGAAAGTTCTAAAGAAAAAATTTTTTGAACGTCTTTTCCATCTCTTTTTAGAGAAAATGTCAGCTCTGGATAAGAAGATTCGATAATAACAGCGAGAGGAGCAGGTTCTCTTGTTGGTGCTAATAGGTCCCCTAAGGCTAAATCTCGAATGAATAAGTCTCGTAAAGAGAGGAGGTAGGGATTTTGTCGTGTATCTTTGGGCGAAGAAAGTAAAGCGACCGTTACCGGGACAAGAGAAGTTTCCGCTCGTACATGAATTTCTAAATCTTCACAATGAATCATGGAAGGGAAAAAACAGAGCAGACAGAGAAAAGAACGGAGAAACACAACAGAACCTTTCATCAAGCAGAATCTCCCTGCAG includes:
- the groEL2 gene encoding variant chaperonin GroEL2, whose translation is MSNSFRNQEEGLQAVLRAACVISQMFSQTIGPYGFRAIVHHTQNIQTTRDSRRMFKDIVFLDAFENIGIKLIRDTALQTRSQFGDGAKTTTLLIEALLEKGITGFQQGCDPQELYRGMLLAEQEMQKIFHRKKFPVTDLEHLVCVSDIAQSVNTDLASVLSEAVRYAGKDGYYILEENEGNRTTWSAEEYAVWDFGYTSPYFITHAETETVEYSQVYVLVSESPLHSSDQCFLAFLEAIVQGGKTPLMIIAKSFDRRLLSTLEMNQIEGRFPVCAIRVGGKHAQESLEDIAALTGASLLTEEAFKETSEEKVMSQLGFVKGVCISATNFCIPREGTNKAKLAAHCSILRDELDRLCSEEARTWQKKRLARLSTGEVRIRVAAELVHQGELAYIAASVRAMTESLRGGCLPGGGCSLIRAAREVSVPITLSLGERFGFLAVLSAAERPFRAIVARSGKNVDAIFSEVFSQADWCIGFNGLSGGVEDIVAQGICDEAFCIQNAIHHAVRTVGLLLTSALFFASQEGSPSGIESSEE
- a CDS encoding peroxiredoxin, giving the protein MGSLVGKQAPSFSGRAVVCGEEKEVSLADFFGKYVVLFFYPKDFTFVCPTELHAFQDRLSDFEERGAVVIGCSVDDIETHLRWLEVERRAGGIQGTEYPLLADSSLSISKAYGVLNPERSLALRGTFLIDKNGIVRHAVVNDLPLGRSIEEELRVLDSLIFFENHGMVCPANWQSGNRGMVPSEEGLKEYFQTVD
- a CDS encoding LysM peptidoglycan-binding domain-containing protein codes for the protein MLANCLFLITVLIGSSYSAYGAGKAPSLQVILAEVEDTSSRLQSHQNELVMISERLDEQDTKIQQLASAQDGKLPQQVRQLETDQKALAKTLAVLAQSVQDIRASVQNKLQEIQQEQKNLAQNLRALRNSLQALVDGSSPENYMDFLAGETPEHIHIVKQGETLSKIASKYNIPVLELKKLNKLSSDTIFTDQRIRLPKKK
- a CDS encoding OmpA family protein codes for the protein MRKTIFKAFNLLLPLFFLSSCSYPCRDWEHHGCDSARLRKSSFGFVPFYSEEEFRQAFVEDFDSKEEQLYKTDAQSTSFRNITFATDSYSIKGEDNLTILASLVRHLHKSPKATLYIEGHTDERGAAAYNLALGARRANAVKQYLIKQGIAADRLFTISYGKEHPIHSGHNELAWQQNRRTEFKIHAR
- the tolB gene encoding Tol-Pal system protein TolB; this encodes MKGSVVFLRSFLCLLCFFPSMIHCEDLEIHVRAETSLVPVTVALLSSPKDTRQNPYLLSLRDLFIRDLALGDLLAPTREPAPLAVIIESSYPELTFSLKRDGKDVQKIFSLELSGDPSKDHPVIHGAADRIHFLLTRVPGISSGKIIFSLCSASSSTELKQGELWSVDYDGQHLYPLTNEHSLSITPKWMNISHVPAYVYVSYKLGVPKLFLNTLNQSSGKKILAMQGNQFMPAFSPKTKLLAFISDRDGNPDLFVQPFSLATGAIGSPKKLLNESFGTQGNPSFSPDGSRLVFVSNKDGTPRIYQMQISPEQHPPHLLTKKYRNSSCPTWSPDGKKIAFCSVIKGVRQVCVHDLTTGRDEQLTTSPEHKESPSWAADSNHLVYSAGSSNTSELFLLSLITKKSKKIVIGSGEKRFPCWGVFPSQHIKKAS